AGACCCCGGCGCAGGCGGCCGAGCACCTGCTGGCGGTGCTCGACGGCATCACGCCAGCGCAGTCGGGCCGGTTGTTCGCCTGGGACGGCCGGGAAATTCAACCCTGAGGCGTCAGCGCGGCCGGTAACGCTGGCGCAGCAGGCGCGGCACCGCGTAATGCCCGCTGCGATAATGACCGCGCACCGCGTCCAGGGTCAGGGACATTACCTTTTCCGCCACCAGGTGGTGATCCTGGGCCATGGTATTCACCGGCGTGGCAAGAAAGTCCAGCAGCCGGTGATCACCAAAGGTGGCCAGCCGCAGCGACGCAGGCAGGGCACCCAGATGCTGGTGAAGGAAGTCCATCACCCCTTCCAGCAGTACAAAGGCGGTGGTGACGATGGCCAGGGGCGACTGCCAGTCGGTGTCGACCTGTTGCTCCAACAGGGCGCGGGCGCAGTGGCGGTCAAACTGTTCGACATGACTAATCTCAAATGACGCCCCCAGCTCGGTGGCGGCATCGCGAAAGCCGCGCTCCCGTTCCTGGCTGATGCTGAGCCCGGGGGCGGCACCGATCAGCCAGGCCCGCTCCGGCGAAGGGCCCACCAGGGTGCGGGTCAGGCGGGCGCAGGCTTCGGCGTTTTCACTGCTGACCGAGGCCAGGCTGTGAGGCAGGGGCCGATCCAGGCCCACCACCGGCAACTCCCGGTTCAGCCGGCAATAGAAGTCATCGCTCACCGTCAGGCAGCTCGCCACCATGAGCGCATCCACCCGCCTGGCCTTCAACATCAGGGCCAGCTCCCGTTCGGTCTGGGGATCATCATCGGAGCAGGTGATCAGCAGCTGAAAGCCATGGTGCCGGGCCTGGCGCTCCAGCAACCGGGCCAGGGTGGCGTAACTGGGGTTGGCCAGATCCGGCACCACCAGCCCCAGGGTACGGGACAGGCCGCCGCGCAGGGCCGCGGCCTGACGATCGGGCTCGAAATTGTGGGCCCGTACCACCGCCATCACCTTGTCCTGGGTGCGCTGGCTGATGCGATACTGCTCGGCCTTGCCGTTGATCACGCAGCTGGCGGTGGTGCGGGACACCCCGGCCAGGCGCGCAATTTCGTCCAGTTTCATTTCTCGCCTCATCACTGAAAGTGTGCACCGGATCATATCATTGCACAGTGCCGGTGCAGGAAGCTTGCTCGACATGCTAAAACGATTCAGCATTATTTTAACAGTTTCGGCTCGTGGTTTTAACCAACGTAATCTAGGGTGTTTGTATCCCGAATTATCAGCAGGTGATGTCATGCTCTCTCTGACCACACAGGACGTAAAAATGGGCCAGACCCTGGCCGACAAGCAGGCAGTCATTTCGGCACTGGCCGAGTGGCTGGAGCAGGATGGCAACGTGGCCGCCGGTTATGCCGATGGCATGCTGGCGCGGGAAGCCCAGACCGCCACCTACCTGGGACAGGGCATTGCCATTCCCCACGGCACCCAGGAGTGCCGGCACCTGGTAAAGCAAACCGGTATCAAGGCGTTGCACCTGCCCGACGGGGTGGACTGGGGCGACGGTGAAAAGGCCTATCTGGTGCTGGGCATCGCCGCCGGATCCGACGAACATCTGGAGCTGCTGCGCCGCCTTGCCCGTGCCCTGTCCCGGGATGATTTGGCTGAGCAGGTACGCCGGGCCGAAAGCCGTCAGGACATACTGCGGCTGCTGCAGGGCGAGGAAGAATCCTCGCAGGCGCCGGTGCTGGGCTGGCGTCGGGAGTGGATGCGCACCGGCGTCGAGGCCACCTCTCTTGCTGCGCTGCAACGGGCGGCCTGCGAGCTGCTGAATGCCGACGACACAGAACGTCAGGCATTGCAGGCCAGCAGCCTGCACCTGGGTCAGGGCTGGTGGCTGAGCCAGGCCCCGGCCAGCGGCGAGCCCAGGGCCGCGCTGGTGACCACCACCGGTTTTGAGCATTCGGGCCAGCCGGTGCGGGCGCTGCTGGCACTGGCGGTCAACGGCAACGGTCACCGGCCCTTGCTGGCCCAGCTGGCCGACTGGCTGCTGGCCGACAAGGGACAAGCGCTGGCGGCCATGGCCGATAGCACCGCCCTGCACACCGCCCTGGCCCGGGGTCCTCATGCCCCCGGCGAAGATGGCCTGGCCGACAATCAGCGCCTGGTGGTGGTACGCAATCATCAGGGACTACATGCCCGCCCGGGTGCCATGATGGTGCAGATTGCCAAGCAGTTCGAGGCCGACATTCGAGTGCGCAACCTGGATGGTGACGGCCATGACGTCAACGGTAAAAGCCTGATGAAGCTCATCGGCCTGGGCGTGCGCCCCGGCCATCAGCTGTTGCTTACTGCAGAAGGGCCCGACGCCGCCGCGGCGCTGGAGCAACTGGTGACCGCCATTAATGAAGGACTGGGTGAAGACGTGATGCCGGTTGCCGCCGGCCCGACCCTGGTGCATCAGGTACAGGACATAGCCCCCGATACCGAAATGCGTGGCGTGGGGGCCTCGCCGGGCACCGCCATCGGCCCGCTGTTTGTCGAGGTGCCGGTGCACTTTGACTACCCCGATACCGCCTGCGATGCCGGTGCCGAGCAACGGCGGCTGAAGGCCGCCCTGGCACAGGCCGATACAGATCTGGCGGCCGCCGCCGAGGCCACTCACGAGCCCCAGGCGCGGGATATTCTCTCCATGCACCGGGAATTGCTGGGCGATCCGGCGCTGGCCGAAGGCGCCCAGGCCCGGCTGCAGCGAGGCGCCTCGGCCCCCGCCGCCTGGTGGTCGGAAATCGACTCCGCCGCCACGCGGCAGGCGGCCAGCCCCAACGCCATGCTGGCGGAGCGGGCCGCCGACATTCGCGATATCGGCCGCCGGGTCATGGCCATTCTGTGCGACACACCGCTGCCGCAAACCCCGAACGCCCCCTATATCTGGGTAGCGGAAGACATAGGCCCGTCGGATGTGGTGAACATGAACGCCGAGTTGGTACTGGGGCTGGTGACCGCCGGAGGGGGGCCTTCTTCTCACAGCGCCATACTGGCCCGATCACTGGGCATTCCCGCGTTGGTGGCCATGGGCGGCGCCGTCATGGGCCTGAAATCCGGTACGCAAGCCATTCTTAACGGCGACGCCGGCACCCTGCATGTGGCCCCGACCAACCGAGTGCTGGAGCAGGCCAAAGCCCGCCAGGCGCAGGAGCGGCAACTGGCCGAGCAGGCCTGGGAACATCGTAACCAGGCCGCCGTTACCACCGACGGCCATCGCCTGGAGGTAGGCGCCAACCTGGGTGACACCGCCAAAACCGCCGCCGCCGTAGAAAGCGGGGCGGAAGGCGTGGGCCTGCTGCGCACCGAGTTTGTGTTTATGGGCCGAAGCCAGGCGCCGGATCTGGCGCAGCAGCAGGCCGAGTACGACAAGGCATTTACCGTCCTTAATGGCCGGCCGCTGGTGGCCCGTACCCTGGACGTGGGCGGCGACAAGCCGTTGCCCTACTGGCCGGTGCCCAAAGAGGACAATCCCTTTCTCGGCGTGCGCGGCATTCGCCTGTGCATGCAGCAGCCCGAGCTGCTGGAAACCCAGCTGCGCGCCCTGCTGACCGCCGCCGGCGATCGGCCGCTACGCATCATGTTTCCCATGGTGGCCGACTGGTCCGAGTGGCGCTTTGCCAAAGAGATGTTTGAGCGGGTGCAGGCCGAGGTACAGGCCGCCGACGTGCAGCTGGGTATCATGGTGGAAGTACCGTCCGCCGCCCTCAATGCCCAATTGTTTGCGCAAGACGCCGACTTTTTCAGCATTGGCACCAATGATCTGACCCAATACACCCTGGCCGCGGATCGGGGTAACGGCGAGCTGGCGGCGTTGTCCGACGGCCTGCATCCGGCGGTGCTGCGGCTGATCGCCATGACGGTAGAAGCCGCCCATGCCCAGGGCAAATGGGTGGGCGTATGCGGCGAGTTGGGGGCGGATCCCCAGGCGCTGCCGCTGCTGCTGGGGCTGGGAGTGGATGAGGTCTCGGTCAGCCCGGGCCGGGTACCCCTGGTCAAGGCCCGGGTGCGCGAGTGCAGCCTGGCCCGTTGCAAGGATTTGGCCGCGAAGGCCCTTCGTGCCCGGGACGCCCAGACCGTCCGGGCCCTGACAGGAGAAATTCAATGAGCATGCTAACCCTGACCCTGAACCCGGCGCTGGATCTCACCGTGTCGCTGGAGCAACTCAAGGCCGGCCACGTCAACATCGCCAAATCTGGGCATCTGGGGGCGGCGGGCAAGGGCATCAATGTGGCCCGGGCGCTGGCGGATCTGGGGCACAAGCCCCGGGCCAGCGGCTTTCTCGGGCTGAATAACGATGCTTCCTTTCGTGCCCTGTTTGGCCGGCACGGCATTGGCGACGATTTCGTCCGCCTGCCCGGTGATACTCGGGTCAATGTGAAAATCAGCGAGGCGGAAGGCCGGGTAACCGACATCAACCTGCCCGGACTCAGGGTAGGGGAGGGCGACTGGACCCGGCTGCTGGCCCGACTCGAGTCGCTGGCAGACGATTTTGAGTACCTGGTGGTGGCGGGCAGCCTGCCTCCCGGGGTCAGCCCGGCGCAGTTGGAAGGCATGATTGAAATGTGGCGCGAGCGGGGCAAAACGGTCTGGCTGGACGCCAGCGGCGAGGCACTGCGGGCCGGCATTCGCGGCCGGCCCGCCCTGATCAAGCCCAATCTGGAAGAGCTGGAAGGCCTGGTGGGCCAGCCGGTCGACAGCGATGAGGCCCTGATCGGCTGTGCGCTTACCCTGCGGCAGCGGGGCATCGAACAGGTGGTGGTGTCGGCTGGTGCCGACGGCGTCTGCTGGTTTGGCCCCAATGGCGCCTGGCGCGCACGGGTGCCCAGGGTCAAGGTGGTGAGCACGGTGGGCGCCGGCGACTCCCTGGTGGCGGGACTTTGTGCCGGCATGGTGGAAGGCCTGAACGAACCCGACAACCTGCGCCGCGCCGTGGCCCTGTCATTGATGGCGGTCACCCAGATAGGCGTGGGTATCTACGATCAGAAGGCCTTTGCCGCCTTTCAGCGGAACATTGAGATTGAACCCATTGCTCGTCAGGGAGCGGACACATGAAAGCGCTGATCCTTACCGCCTGTCCCAGCGGCATGGCAAGCAGTTACATGGCGGCCCGCGTGCTGGCGCACGCCGCCGAGCAGCAAGGCTGGCAGGTGGCCGTGGAATGCCACAGTCAGCTTGAGCCGGTAACGCCCTTTACCCCGGCACAGATCGCCGAGGCCGAGCTGGTGCTGGTGGCCGCCGCCGGGCCGGCCTCGAACCTGTCCCGCTTTGCCGGCAAGCCCGGCTTTGTGGGGGAGATTCAGCCGGCGCTGAACGATCCCAAGGCCTGGTTGCAACGGGCGGCGCAGCAGGCGGCGCCGCTGCCTGTAGACGGGCCCTTCGAGGCGCACAGCGAAAACCGGGTCCGGCTGGTGGCGATCACCGCCTGTCCCACTGGGGTGGCGCACACCTTCATGTCGGCCGAGGCGCTGACCGAAACCGCCCAGGGACTGGGTCATCATATCAAGGTGGAAACGCAAGGCTCGGTGGGGGCCCAGAATGCCCTGACCGCCGACGACATTGCCGCCGCCGACTGCGTGATTGTGGCCGCCGATATCGAGGTCAACCTGGCCCGTTTCAACGGCAAGCGGCTGTATCGTACCAGTACCGGGCAGGCGTTAAAAAAGCCACAGCACACCATTGAAACCGCCCTGCGCGAGGCAAAGACCTGGCAGCAGCAAAGCGGCGGTGTGGCTTTGAGCGCCGAGGCTGACAAAAAGGAGCCGGGTCCTTACCAGCACCTGCTCACCGGGGTGTCCTTTATGCTGCCCATGGTGGTGGCCGGGGGCCTTATCATTGCACTGTCGTTTATTTTCGGCATCGAGGCGTTCAAGGAAGAGGGCACGCTGGCGGCGGCGCTGATGCAGATAGGTGGCGGCTCGGCCTTTGCCCTGATGATTCCGGTGCTGTCGGGCTACATTGCCTATTCCATTGCCGACCGGCCGGGCATTGCCCCGGGCATGATCGGTGGCATGCTGGCCAGCAGCCTGGGGGCCGGTTTTATCGGCGGCATCATCTCCGGCTTTCTCGCCGGTTACAGCGCCCGCCTGCTGGCCCGGCGAGTTCCCATGCCCAAAAGCCTGGAGTCGCTCAAGCCGATATTGATTATTCCGCTGTTCGCCAGCCTGTTTACCGGCCTGGTGATGATCTATGTGGTGGGCGGTCCGGTGGCCACCATCATGGCGGTGATGACCGACTTTCTCAATAACATGGGCTCGGCCAACGCCGTGCTGTTGGGCATCATTATTGGTGCCATGATGTGCTTTGACATGGGCGGCCCGGTCAACAAGGCGGCCTATGCCTTTTCCGTGGGGCTGCTGGCTTCGCAAACCTATGGCCCCATGGCGGCGGCCATGGCGGCGGGCATGGTGCCGGCCATTGGCATGGGCATTGCCACCTTTCTGGCCCGGCGCAAGTTCAACCCCAATGAGCAGGAGGCGGGCAAGGCATCCTTTGTGCTGGGATTGTGTTTTATTTCCGAAGGAGCCATTCCCTTTGCGGCGCGGGATCCGCTTCGCGTGATCCCCAGCTGCATGGCCGGCGGCGCCCTGACCGGTGCCCTGTCGATGCTGTTCGGGGCCAAACTGCTGGCACCCCATGGCGGCGTGTTCGTGTTGTTTATTCCCAACGCCATTGAGCAACTGGGCTGGTATGTGCTGGCCATTGCCGCGGGCTCGGTGCTGACCGGCGTGGTGTATTCGGTGCTCAAGCGCAGTGATGCCCAGATGCTGACGGCCGGCGGTCAGGCGGGGCCGGCAGCCGTAGGTACCGGTCGCTGACCTTTCCAGAACAGATCGTGTTAAATGCAGGATTAAACCCACTTTTGTGGGTTTAATTTTTGCTTTTTTTGTTTTTTCTGGTTTTTTATTCCGCTATTTGTGAATTTTTGAAGATTCTCACGTTATTAGCTGCTACCCTTGCGCACCTCGATTGCGACCCCGTTTGGGACTTTGAATAAGGAGTATTCATTCATGAATGCGAGTGAAAAAAAGCTGTCGCTCACCACCCGAGTGCTGGTGGGCATGGCCCTGGGGGTGCTGGCCGGCTTTGTTATCCGCACCCTGTTTGCCGACGCCGCCCTGGTTCAGGAATATCTGGTCAACGGCCTGTTCATGGTCGGCGGCAAAATTTTTATCGCCAGCCTCAACATGCTGGTAGTACCGCTGATCTTTGTCTCCTTGGTATGCGGCACCAGCTCCCTGAAAGACATCTCCACCCTGGGACGGCTGGGGGGCAAGACCCTGGCGTTCTACCTGTTCACCACCGCCGTGGCCATTTCCCTGGCTCTGCTGATGGGGGAGCTGTTCAAGCCCGGTGAAGGGGCGGATCTGGCGACCTCCAGCACCTTTGCCGCCCGCGAGGCGCCGTCGTTGGCCGAGGTGATCATTAATATGTTCCCCACCAACCCCATCAACGCCATGGCCCAGGGCAATACCCTGCAGATCATCGTGTTTGCCGTGCTGTTTGGCATTGCCATCAGCCTGGCGGGCAAGTCCGGGGAACGGGTAGCGGCACTGTTTGTGGATCTGAACGAAGTGATCATGAAGCTGGTGGCGCTGCTGATGAACCTGGCCCCCTACGGCGTGTTCTGCCTGATGGCCCAGCTGTTCACCAGCCTGGGGCTGGATGCCATTCTTAATCTGATTGAGTATTTCCTGGTGCTGGCGGGCACCCTGCTGCTGCATGCCCTGGTGACCTACTCCACCCTGTTCCGGGTGTTCACCGGCCTGAGCCCGATCACCTTTCTCAAAAAGATGGAAGACGCAGTCATGTTTGCCTTTTCCACCGCGTCATCCAACGCCACCATACCGGTGACCCTGGAAACCACCACTCGGCGCATGGGTGTGGAAAACCGGGTAGCCTCCTTTACCGTGCCCCTGGGTGCCACCATCAACATGGACGGCACTGCCATCATGCAGGGGGTGGCCACCGCCTTTATCGCCCAGGCGTTCAACATTGATCTGACCTTTGGCGATTACCTGATGGTGATCATGACCGCTACACTGGCCTCCATTGGTACCGCTGGTGTACCCGGGGTGGGCATGGTGATGCTGGCCATGGTGCTGAACCAGGTGGGGCTGCCGGTGGAAGGCATTGCACTGATCATCGGTGTGGATCGTCTGCTCGACATGATACGTACCGCCGTCAACATTACCGGCGACGCCGTGGTCACCTGCATTGTGGGCAAGAGCGAAGGCGCCATGAACGTGAGCCGCTTTCACGATCCCCATGCCGGTGAAAAGGAAGAAGACGTCCATTTCACCAAGGAATAAGGCTCGAACACGGATAAAAAAATACCGGCCAAGGGCCGGTATTTTTTATTGGGGCGGGCGGTCAGTCCTTGTCTTTCAGCATATGACCCAACTTGCCGGCCTTGGTATTGAGGTAATGCTCGTTGAACGGGTTGCGGCCTTCCTGCAGCGGCAGGCGCTCGGCTACCTTGATGCCGAAGTTTTCCATCGCCTTGACCTTGCGCGGGTTGTTGGTCATCAGGTGAAGCTCGCCCACGCCCAGGCTGTGCAGCATGTCGGCACAGATGGTGTAGTCGCGCATGTCGGCGGCAAAGCCCAGCTCGACATTCGCTTCCACCGTATCCTTGCCCTGATCCTGCAGGTGATAGGCGTGAATTTTGTTCAGCAGGCCAATCCCCCGGCCTTCCTGGCGCACATACAACAGTACGCCGCGACCTTCCTTGGCAATGCGCTCCAGCGCCGCCTGCAGTTGAAAGCCGCAGTCACAGCGCAGACTGAACAGGGCATCGCCGGTCAGGCATTCGGAATGAATGCGGGCCAGCACAGGTTCGCCGTTGTCGACATCCCCCATTACCAGGGCGGCATGATCCTTGCCTGTTCCCTTTTCTTCAAAACCGACCAGGGTAAAGGTGCCCCAGGGAGTGGGCAACTTGGAGTTTGCCATTCGGGTAACACTGCTCATGGCCTTCCTCTTGAAACAGCACATCAATAAAAAATGCCGGCTATTGTAAAGCGGATGGAGCGACAGGTATAGGTTCAATCGTATTGGCGGCTTTGTTAATTGTTTGTAATGCCTGTCTTTGTGGTGTGAGTCGGTTATAATGCCGCCCGCGCGATGCCTGCCTCAAAGGCAGTGTATCCGAACTCATGTTTCACTGGAGGATGTATGTCTGAACAAGCTCCCGTCATCACCGTGGATGGCCCGGGCGGTGCCGGCAAGGGAACCCTTTGCCAGCTGCTGGCGGAACAACTGGAATGGCACCTGCTCGACTCCGGTGCCATTTACCGGGTGTTGGCACTGGCAGCCCTGCACCACAACGTGGCCCTGGATGACGAAGCGGGGCTGATGCCCCTGGCAGCGCACCTGGACGTGCAGTTTCCGACAACGGGCGGCGACATTCGTGTGATCCTGGAAGGGGAAGATGTGTCCCGCGATATTCGTACTCAGCAAGTGGCCGACGCGGCCAGCAAGGTCGCGGCGTTTCCCCGTGTGCGCGAGGCGCTGCTGCGCCGTCAGCGCGCCTTTCGCGCCAGGCCCGGGCTGATTGCCGACGGTCGTGACATGGGCACCGTGGTGTTTCCGGATGCCGAGGTCAAGATTTTCCTCGACGCCAGTGCCGAAGAGCGTGCCAGTCGACGCCTCAAGCAGTTGCAAGAAAAGGGGTTTGATGTTAGTTTTGACCGCCTTTTAAGCGAAATTCGAGAGCGCGACGACCGGGATCGTAACCGGGCCGTGGCGCCGCTCAAGGCGGCCGATGACGCCCTGGTGATTGACTCCACCGAACTGACCATCACCCAGGTGCTGGACAGGGTACTGAGTCATACTAAGGTTAAACTTGGTCGTTAAGCCATTTGGCAATGCCGCCCTCAGGGAAGCCGGGCGGAATGTGTTAGTCACCCCACGAGCGCCGGATTGCCCCGTGGATGTTCAACTTAACAGTGTATTCATTAAACATGACTGAATCTTTTGCTCAACTCTTTGAAGAGTCTCTGAAAGAACTCGAAACCCGTCCGGGCTCCATCGTCAAGGGCACCGTTGTTGCCATTGAAAACGGCATCGTGCTGGTTGACGCCGGTCTGAAGTCCGAGTCTGCCATTCCCGCCGAGCAGTTCAAGAACGCCCAGGGCGAGCTGGAAATCAGCGTTGGCGACGAAGTAGACGTAGCGCTGGACGCCGTGGAAGACGGCTTCGGCGAGACTCAGCTGTCCCGTGAAAAAGCCAAGCGCCACGAAGCCTGGCTGCAGCTGGAAAAGGCCTACGAAGACGAAGAAACCGTGACCGGCGTGATCAACGGCAAGGTCAAGGGTGGTTTCACCGTAGAAGTGAACAGCATCCGCGCCTTCCTGCCCGGTTCCCTGGTAGACGTGCGTCCGGTTCGCGACACCACTCACCTGGAAGGCAAAGAGCTTGAGTTCAAGGTCATCAAGCTGGACCAGAAGCGCAACAACGTTGTGGTTTCCCGTCGTGCCGTGATCGAAACCGAAAACAGCGCCGAGCGCGAGCAGCTGCTGGAAAACCTGCAGGAAGGCCAGGAAGTCAAGGGTATCGTCAAGAACCTGACCGACTACGGTGCCTTCGTAGATCTGGGTGGCGTAGACGGCCTGCTGCACATCACCGACATGGCCTGGAAGCGCGTTAAGCATCCTTCCGAGATCGTGAACGTGGGCGACGAGATCAACGTTAAAGTCCTGAAGTTCGACCGCGAGCGCACCCGTGTGTCTCTGGGCCTGAAGCAGCTGGGCGAAGATCCGTGGGTAGATATTGCCAACCGTTACCCGGAAGGCACCCGTCTGGCCGGCCGCGTAACCAACCTGACCGACTACGGCTGCTTCGTTGAAATCGAAGAAGGCGTTGAAGGCCTGGTGCACGTGTCCGAAATGGACTGGACCAACAAGAACATTCACCCGTCCAAGGTTGTTTCCGTTGGTGACAACGTGGAAGTGATGGTTCTGGATATCGACGAAGAGCGTCGTCGTATCTCCCTGGGTCTGAAGCAGTGCAAATCCAACCCTTGGCAGCAGTTCGCCGAAACCCACAACAAGGGTGACCGCGTATCTGGCAAGATCAAGTCCATCACCGACTTCGGTATCTTCATTGGTCTGGAAGGCGGCATCGACGGTCTGGTTCACCTCTCCGACATCTCCTGGAACGCCAACGGTGACGAAGCCGTTCGTGAATTCAAGAAGGGCGACGAGATCGAAGCCGTTGTTCTGCAGGTCGATCCGGAGCGTGAGCGCATCAGCCTGGGCGTGAAGCAAATCGACGAAGATCCCTTCAATAAGTACCTGTCTGACAACAAGAAAGGTGCTATCGTTAAGGGTACCATCACCGCCGTTGACGCCAAGGGTGCCGTGGTTGAGCTGGAAGAAGGCGTGGAAGGTTACATCCGCGTTGCCGACATCTCCCGCGACCGCATCGAAGACGCCTCCACCGTGCTGAACGCCGGTGAAGAAATTGAAGCTCGCTTCATGGGCATCGATCGCAAGAACCGCACCGTCAGCCTGTCCATCCGCGCGAAGGACGAAGCTGAAGAGAAGGCTGCCATCGACACCCTGAACCAGCAGCAAGAAGAAGTTGGTCTGAGTGCCATGGCCGAAGCATTCAAGGCGGCGAAAGGCGAATAAGCCTGTCCGAATTGAAACAAGGGGGCCTTCGCGGCCCCTTTTTATTTGGTGTTCCGGAGACAGTAGCATGACAAAATCCGACCTGATTGAACGTATGGCGGAACAATACGCGCACCTTTCCGCCAAGGAAGTGGAAAACGCCATCAAGGAAATTCTGGAGCAAATGGCGTCGACCCTGCAATCGGGTGATCGCATTGAAATTCGCGGTTTCGGCAGTTTTTCCCTGCATTACCGTGCCCCCCGCCTGGGACGGAATCCCAAGACCGGAGAAAAGGTGGAGCTTAACGGTAAATACGTGCCCCATTTCAAGCCAGGCAAGGAGCTGCGGGAACGGGTAAACCCGGCGTAGCTTCACTTTTCCGCCGGCCGCGGTGGCGTCCCCCCGGCTTTTTCGGGATAATGCCGTTTACTCAAAATCAGGATGTTGAGAGGGTAAGGTGAAAATAATTTTTGGCCTGATAATTCTGGCTGTCCTTTTTGCGGTAGGGCTGACTTTGGGCTCCCAGAATGACCAGCTGGTGCATGTCAATTATTTGCTGGCCCAGGGAGACTACCGACTGTCTTCTTTGCTGGCGATTATTTTTGTAGCCGGATTTGCCTTGGGTTGGCTTGTTTTTGGCCTGGTTATGCTGCGTCTTAAAATGACCAACAAGGGACTGCACAAAAAGGTTGAGCGTCAGCAACGGGAACTGGAAGAGCTCAGGGCGCTGCCGGTTAAGGACTGACGAACTTCATGCTGGAATTGCTGTTTCTGCTGCTTCCGGTGGCAGCAGCCTATGGCTGGTATATGGGACGCCGAGGCGTTCGCCAGGATGCACAGAAACAATCCAGCCAATTCTCCCGGCACTATGTTGCCGGGTTGAATTTTCTGCTTTCCGACGAGCCCGACAAGGCCGTCGATCTCTTTATTCAGTTGCTGCAGGTTGACAGCGAAACCATTGAAACCCACCTGGCGCTGGGAAACCTGTTCCGTACCCGTGGCGAAGTAGACCGAGCCATTCGTATTCATCAAAATTTGATCGCCCGTACCAACCTGTCTCTCGAGCAACGCCATTTAGCCATGCTGGAGCTGGCCCGAGATTTCTTTGCCGCCGGTCTGCTGGATCGCGCCGAGCAAATCCTGACTGAACTCAAAGACGACCCCGATTACGAGCAGGAAGCCCTTGAGCTGCTGATGACCCTCTATCAGCAGCTGCGTGACTGGGAACAGGCCATTGCCGTGGCTGCCCGTCTGAAAAAGCGCCAGGGCAGCAAGGTGTTGGTGCCCATGGGGCATTTTTATTGCGAACTGGCGGAGCAGAAGTGGCGCCGGCAGGATGAAAAGGGCGCGGCGACCGATTTCAGAAAGGCGCTGAAGGCCGATGCCGGCTGTGTGCGTGCCAATATCAGGCTGGCGGCGCTGCTGATGGGGCAGGCCCAGTGGGCCCAGGCCGCCGCCTGCCTGGAGCAGGTGGTGGCGCAGGATGCGGACTTTATCAGTGAGGTGCTGCCCGATTTGCAGCGTTGTCATCGGCAGCTGGATCAGGATGACGCCTTTACCGCCCTGCTGGAGCAATGGGTTGCGTCCGGCACTGGGGCCAGCGCCGTGCTGATGCTGGCAGACCGCGTGGCCGAGCGGGAAAGTCAGGTCAATGCCGAACAGCTGGTGTTGTCTCACCTGCAGCGTCACCCCACCATGAAAGGGTTCTACCGGCTGATGTCCTACCATGCCGCCAATGCCGAACAGGGCAGGGCGCGGGCCAGCCTGGAAATGCTCAGGGCACTGGTGGCCGAGCAGATCAAGGCCAAGCCCAGCCACCGTTGCGGCCAGTGTGGTTTTTCGGCTCACAGCCTGTTTTGGCAATGTCCGTCC
The Oceanimonas doudoroffii DNA segment above includes these coding regions:
- the cra gene encoding catabolite repressor/activator, whose product is MKLDEIARLAGVSRTTASCVINGKAEQYRISQRTQDKVMAVVRAHNFEPDRQAAALRGGLSRTLGLVVPDLANPSYATLARLLERQARHHGFQLLITCSDDDPQTERELALMLKARRVDALMVASCLTVSDDFYCRLNRELPVVGLDRPLPHSLASVSSENAEACARLTRTLVGPSPERAWLIGAAPGLSISQERERGFRDAATELGASFEISHVEQFDRHCARALLEQQVDTDWQSPLAIVTTAFVLLEGVMDFLHQHLGALPASLRLATFGDHRLLDFLATPVNTMAQDHHLVAEKVMSLTLDAVRGHYRSGHYAVPRLLRQRYRPR
- the ptsP gene encoding phosphoenolpyruvate--protein phosphotransferase; this encodes MLSLTTQDVKMGQTLADKQAVISALAEWLEQDGNVAAGYADGMLAREAQTATYLGQGIAIPHGTQECRHLVKQTGIKALHLPDGVDWGDGEKAYLVLGIAAGSDEHLELLRRLARALSRDDLAEQVRRAESRQDILRLLQGEEESSQAPVLGWRREWMRTGVEATSLAALQRAACELLNADDTERQALQASSLHLGQGWWLSQAPASGEPRAALVTTTGFEHSGQPVRALLALAVNGNGHRPLLAQLADWLLADKGQALAAMADSTALHTALARGPHAPGEDGLADNQRLVVVRNHQGLHARPGAMMVQIAKQFEADIRVRNLDGDGHDVNGKSLMKLIGLGVRPGHQLLLTAEGPDAAAALEQLVTAINEGLGEDVMPVAAGPTLVHQVQDIAPDTEMRGVGASPGTAIGPLFVEVPVHFDYPDTACDAGAEQRRLKAALAQADTDLAAAAEATHEPQARDILSMHRELLGDPALAEGAQARLQRGASAPAAWWSEIDSAATRQAASPNAMLAERAADIRDIGRRVMAILCDTPLPQTPNAPYIWVAEDIGPSDVVNMNAELVLGLVTAGGGPSSHSAILARSLGIPALVAMGGAVMGLKSGTQAILNGDAGTLHVAPTNRVLEQAKARQAQERQLAEQAWEHRNQAAVTTDGHRLEVGANLGDTAKTAAAVESGAEGVGLLRTEFVFMGRSQAPDLAQQQAEYDKAFTVLNGRPLVARTLDVGGDKPLPYWPVPKEDNPFLGVRGIRLCMQQPELLETQLRALLTAAGDRPLRIMFPMVADWSEWRFAKEMFERVQAEVQAADVQLGIMVEVPSAALNAQLFAQDADFFSIGTNDLTQYTLAADRGNGELAALSDGLHPAVLRLIAMTVEAAHAQGKWVGVCGELGADPQALPLLLGLGVDEVSVSPGRVPLVKARVRECSLARCKDLAAKALRARDAQTVRALTGEIQ
- the pfkB gene encoding 1-phosphofructokinase; translation: MSMLTLTLNPALDLTVSLEQLKAGHVNIAKSGHLGAAGKGINVARALADLGHKPRASGFLGLNNDASFRALFGRHGIGDDFVRLPGDTRVNVKISEAEGRVTDINLPGLRVGEGDWTRLLARLESLADDFEYLVVAGSLPPGVSPAQLEGMIEMWRERGKTVWLDASGEALRAGIRGRPALIKPNLEELEGLVGQPVDSDEALIGCALTLRQRGIEQVVVSAGADGVCWFGPNGAWRARVPRVKVVSTVGAGDSLVAGLCAGMVEGLNEPDNLRRAVALSLMAVTQIGVGIYDQKAFAAFQRNIEIEPIARQGADT
- a CDS encoding PTS fructose-like transporter subunit IIB produces the protein MKALILTACPSGMASSYMAARVLAHAAEQQGWQVAVECHSQLEPVTPFTPAQIAEAELVLVAAAGPASNLSRFAGKPGFVGEIQPALNDPKAWLQRAAQQAAPLPVDGPFEAHSENRVRLVAITACPTGVAHTFMSAEALTETAQGLGHHIKVETQGSVGAQNALTADDIAAADCVIVAADIEVNLARFNGKRLYRTSTGQALKKPQHTIETALREAKTWQQQSGGVALSAEADKKEPGPYQHLLTGVSFMLPMVVAGGLIIALSFIFGIEAFKEEGTLAAALMQIGGGSAFALMIPVLSGYIAYSIADRPGIAPGMIGGMLASSLGAGFIGGIISGFLAGYSARLLARRVPMPKSLESLKPILIIPLFASLFTGLVMIYVVGGPVATIMAVMTDFLNNMGSANAVLLGIIIGAMMCFDMGGPVNKAAYAFSVGLLASQTYGPMAAAMAAGMVPAIGMGIATFLARRKFNPNEQEAGKASFVLGLCFISEGAIPFAARDPLRVIPSCMAGGALTGALSMLFGAKLLAPHGGVFVLFIPNAIEQLGWYVLAIAAGSVLTGVVYSVLKRSDAQMLTAGGQAGPAAVGTGR